Within Thermodesulfobacteriota bacterium, the genomic segment CCCTTCACCCTCCCCGTCCAGAGCAAAAGGTTTGACTTTTACGGACTCCGGGAATAGAATTGAACTATAAACCCGAGCGAGGTGTGCGATGGAAGAGAGAGAGATGGAAGTGGTACCGGGGCTTGAGGGCATCCCGGCCGCCGAGAGTGCCATAAGCTTCATCGACGGAGAGAAGGGGGTACTGGAGTACCGCGGTATACCCATAGAGACGCTCGCCGAGAAGGGCACGTTCCTCGAGATCGCATACCTGCTCATCTTCGACAAGCTGCCCACGAAAGAAGAGTACGAGAAGTTCAAGGAAGACGTAACGCTCCATACCCGGCTCAAGATGAAGATACTCAGGATGATGGAGTATTTGCCCGAGGGCGGCCACCCCATGGACTACCTTCAGGCGGTAACCTCGGGCATGGGCATGTACTACCCGGCGCGGGACACCCTCGACGAGGACGTACGCTACTGGTCCACCATCCGGCTCCTGGCCAAGCTCCCCACGATCGTGGCGGCCTGCCACAGGCTGCGGCACGGAGACGCGCCCATCCCGCCGGACAACTCGCTCTCCTTTTCCGCCAACTTCTACTACATGCTCTTCGAAAAGGAGCCGGACCCGCTCGTCGAAAAGATTCTCGACGTGATACTCATACTCCACGCGGACCATACCATGAACGCCTCGACCTTCAGCGCGCGCGTGGTGGGCTCCACGCTTGCAGACCCTTACACCATCGTCTCCGCGGCCATAGGCACCCTCTCGGGCCCGCTCCACGGCGGCGCCAACGAGCGGGTTATAGACATGCTCCAGGATATAGGCTCGCGGGAGGAGGTCCGCCCCTGGATAGAGGAGCGGCTCGAAAAGAAAGAGCGGATAATGGGCATCGGCCACAGGGTCTACAAGACAAAGGACCCGCGCGCCGTTATATTGCAAGGCTACGCCCATAAGCTCCTGGACCACGAGGCCGCGGCCGACGCCCGCATACTCGGCATAGCCGAGGAGGTCGAGAAGGTCGTGGCCGAAAAGCTCTCTAAGAAGAAGCTCTACCCGAACGTGGACTTCTACTCGGGTATAGTATTCAAGGCCATCGGCATACCCACCGAGCTGTATACCCCGATATTCGCGATGAGCAGGGTCGCGGGCTGGCTTGCCCACTGGACGGAGCAGCTCAGGACCAACCGCATCTTCCGGCCCACGCAGAAGTACACCGGCGCGAGGGGCGCGGCCTACGTGCCCGTCGGGAAGAGGGGTTAGCCGGCACGGTCCTCCCGAAGGAATACCCATCACAAGAAGGACCTTGACAGTAGTGCCGGGCGTTCGTTGACAGGGCCCGCCCGGTGCCGTATAATATATAGTTGAGACATATGGCTTCCCCGAGGGTTTTATAGTGGAAAAGAGAGACTCCGTAGAAAGAGGCATGCACCTGGCCAAAAAGGGGCGCTTCAAGGAGGCGTTGGCCGCGTTCAGCGCCGACAACGCCTACAAGAAGAGCCCCACCGCCATATCCTACTACGCGCTATGCGTGGCGGTGGTGAAGAAGGACTACGAGGAGGCCGTCTCTCTCTGCCGCTCGGCGGCGAAAAAAGAGTTCTACAACCCCGACATCTACCTTAACATAGGGAAGGTGTGCATCCTGGCGGAGCGGAGAGACCTCGCCTTCATGGCGTTCAAGAAGGGGCTCAAGATGGACAACGAGCATCCCGGGCTCCTGAAGCAGATGAAGCAGTTGGGCATAAGGCGCAGGCCAAGCCTGCCGTTCCTCCCAAGGGGCAACCCTTTCAATAAGCTCATCGGCGCCCTTGGTGCAAGAATACAGAGACCGAAAAAAGCTTAAACGGAAAAATAAAAGGAGAGA encodes:
- a CDS encoding citrate synthase — encoded protein: MEEREMEVVPGLEGIPAAESAISFIDGEKGVLEYRGIPIETLAEKGTFLEIAYLLIFDKLPTKEEYEKFKEDVTLHTRLKMKILRMMEYLPEGGHPMDYLQAVTSGMGMYYPARDTLDEDVRYWSTIRLLAKLPTIVAACHRLRHGDAPIPPDNSLSFSANFYYMLFEKEPDPLVEKILDVILILHADHTMNASTFSARVVGSTLADPYTIVSAAIGTLSGPLHGGANERVIDMLQDIGSREEVRPWIEERLEKKERIMGIGHRVYKTKDPRAVILQGYAHKLLDHEAAADARILGIAEEVEKVVAEKLSKKKLYPNVDFYSGIVFKAIGIPTELYTPIFAMSRVAGWLAHWTEQLRTNRIFRPTQKYTGARGAAYVPVGKRG